The following are from one region of the Natronosporangium hydrolyticum genome:
- a CDS encoding ABC transporter permease, producing MAYDDRRYGRREMEPGDEAELTPRGYPHQAGYHDQGAGRRGGTGAHRVIDTPGAVATVDPDEEETTVVTSAEAPEVFETRGGVEPGRDRLGVHLVWEFLLILGVAGLVYLLHQAQPEALRGGELAELLVTAAGFGLLALAAGVTLRAGAPNLAIGPVAAAAGAYFADRGGDGVAISTIFTLGVAIIFGLLVAALVVLFHVPGWAATLAAAGAVVIWLQLQPPTIPLTGAFDPTNQAAYLFAVVAALGILGGLLGTVRSVRQAVGRFRPVADPAARRGGPAAMVTAGALILSMTFAAVAGVILVAGAGQPAQGSVGVNWFTWTVIGIGVALAGGTSAYGRRGGVLGTILAVVALVLFDRYQAAQDWQIALLATGLGAVVLGLAVTRLVERFGRAPGEADELAWSEASAEPGGVGRGGNVEPPPEQATAVDEWRGPAGVAGPADEGWRAARGPASRAERAGWPAMSSATEPEASAVDSWSSTLPARPAPTRPTWEDDRWGR from the coding sequence ATGGCGTACGACGACCGGCGGTACGGGCGGCGTGAGATGGAGCCCGGTGACGAGGCTGAGTTAACCCCCCGGGGCTACCCACACCAGGCCGGTTACCACGATCAGGGAGCGGGCCGGCGCGGTGGCACCGGCGCCCACCGGGTGATCGATACCCCGGGCGCGGTCGCCACCGTCGATCCCGACGAGGAAGAGACCACGGTCGTCACGTCTGCCGAGGCCCCGGAGGTGTTCGAGACCCGCGGTGGGGTCGAGCCGGGTCGGGACCGGCTCGGCGTCCACCTGGTCTGGGAGTTCCTGCTCATCTTGGGCGTCGCTGGTCTGGTCTACCTGCTCCACCAGGCCCAGCCGGAGGCCCTGCGCGGCGGCGAGTTGGCGGAACTGCTGGTGACCGCCGCCGGCTTCGGGCTGCTCGCCCTCGCCGCTGGCGTGACCCTGCGGGCCGGCGCCCCCAACCTGGCGATCGGCCCGGTCGCGGCCGCCGCCGGCGCCTACTTCGCCGATCGCGGCGGCGACGGCGTGGCGATCTCGACAATCTTCACGCTCGGTGTCGCGATCATCTTCGGGTTGCTGGTGGCGGCGCTGGTGGTGCTGTTTCATGTGCCGGGCTGGGCGGCCACGCTCGCCGCTGCCGGCGCCGTGGTGATCTGGCTGCAGCTGCAGCCGCCGACGATTCCGCTGACCGGCGCGTTCGACCCCACCAACCAGGCCGCGTACCTGTTCGCCGTGGTCGCGGCGCTCGGCATCCTCGGCGGGTTGCTGGGGACGGTCCGCTCGGTTCGGCAGGCGGTGGGTCGCTTCCGGCCGGTCGCCGACCCGGCGGCGCGGCGCGGCGGCCCGGCGGCGATGGTGACTGCCGGGGCGCTGATCCTGTCGATGACCTTCGCGGCGGTGGCCGGCGTCATCCTGGTCGCCGGGGCGGGTCAGCCCGCCCAGGGCAGCGTCGGGGTGAACTGGTTCACCTGGACGGTGATCGGGATCGGCGTGGCGCTGGCCGGCGGCACCAGCGCGTATGGCCGCCGGGGCGGCGTGCTGGGCACCATCCTCGCGGTGGTGGCGTTGGTGCTTTTCGACCGGTACCAGGCCGCCCAGGATTGGCAGATCGCGCTGCTGGCGACCGGGCTCGGCGCGGTGGTGCTGGGGTTGGCGGTGACCCGGCTGGTGGAACGGTTCGGCCGGGCGCCGGGGGAGGCGGATGAGCTGGCCTGGTCCGAGGCGTCGGCGGAGCCGGGCGGGGTGGGTCGCGGCGGCAACGTCGAGCCGCCGCCGGAGCAAGCTACCGCGGTGGACGAGTGGCGTGGCCCGGCCGGGGTGGCCGGCCCCGCCGACGAGGGCTGGCGGGCCGCCCGCGGGCCCGCGAGCCGTGCGGAGCGGGCCGGGTGGCCGGCGATGTCGTCGGCGACTGAGCCGGAGGCGTCCGCCGTCGATTCCTGGTCGTCCACCCTGCCGGCACGGCCCGCGCCGACCCGGCCGACGTGGGAAGACGACCGCTGGGGTCGTTGA
- a CDS encoding NADH-quinone oxidoreductase subunit D, translating to MSSEAGLRELTVGTGAGLETADMVLNIGPQHPSTHGVLRLALTVDGERVVSCEPIIGYMHRGAEKLFEVRDYRQIMVLANRHDWLSAFASELGVALAVERMLGLEVPERATWLRTALAELNRVLNHLMFLGSYPLEIGAITPMFYAFRERETLQSVLEEASGGRMHYMFNRVGGLKEEVPAGWTGRARVAIDEVRRRLPQLDQLIRRNDIFLARTSGVGVLTAEQAAGYGASGPVARASGLDFDLRRDEPYLAYGELSVPVVTRASGDCHARFEVLLDQVYVSLDLAQQCLDRVDQLTGPVNVRLPKVVKAPEGQTYAWTENPLGVNGYYLVSRGEKTPWRMKLRTASFANVQALATVIPGSLVPDLIAILGSMFFVVGDVDK from the coding sequence ATGAGCAGCGAGGCAGGACTGCGGGAGCTCACCGTCGGCACCGGCGCCGGGCTGGAGACCGCCGACATGGTGCTCAACATCGGCCCGCAGCACCCCTCCACCCACGGCGTGCTGCGGCTGGCGCTCACCGTGGACGGGGAGCGGGTGGTCTCCTGTGAACCCATCATCGGCTACATGCACCGGGGCGCCGAGAAGCTGTTCGAGGTCCGGGACTACCGGCAGATCATGGTGCTGGCAAACCGGCACGACTGGCTCTCGGCCTTCGCCAGCGAACTCGGCGTGGCGCTGGCGGTGGAGCGGATGCTGGGGCTGGAGGTGCCGGAACGCGCCACCTGGCTCCGCACCGCGCTCGCCGAGCTGAACCGGGTCCTCAACCACCTGATGTTCCTCGGCTCCTACCCGCTGGAGATCGGCGCGATCACGCCGATGTTCTATGCCTTCCGGGAACGGGAGACGCTGCAATCGGTGCTGGAAGAGGCCAGCGGTGGCCGGATGCACTACATGTTCAACCGGGTCGGCGGACTCAAAGAGGAGGTGCCGGCTGGCTGGACCGGCCGCGCCCGGGTCGCGATCGACGAAGTCCGGCGCCGGTTGCCGCAGCTGGACCAGCTGATCCGCCGCAACGACATCTTCCTGGCCCGGACCTCCGGGGTGGGGGTGCTCACCGCCGAACAGGCCGCCGGGTACGGCGCGTCGGGGCCGGTCGCGCGGGCCAGCGGGCTCGACTTCGACCTGCGGCGCGACGAGCCGTACCTGGCCTACGGCGAGCTGTCGGTGCCGGTGGTCACCCGCGCCAGCGGCGACTGCCACGCCCGGTTCGAGGTGCTGCTCGACCAGGTCTACGTCTCGTTGGACCTGGCGCAGCAGTGCCTGGACCGGGTCGACCAGCTCACCGGGCCGGTGAACGTGCGGCTGCCGAAGGTGGTCAAGGCGCCCGAGGGGCAGACCTACGCGTGGACGGAGAACCCGCTCGGGGTCAACGGCTACTACCTGGTCTCCCGCGGCGAGAAGACGCCGTGGCGGATGAAGCTGCGCACCGCTTCCTTCGCCAACGTGCAAGCGTTGGCGACGGTGATCCCCGGCAGCCTGGTGCCGGACCTGATCGCCATCCTCGGCTCGATGTTCTTCGTCGTGGGCGACGTCGACAAGTAG
- a CDS encoding SAM-dependent methyltransferase codes for MAGALYGPEGFFVRPGPGPAGHFRTSAHASPLFAAALARLLERLDEALGRPDPIEVVDVGAGRGELLTALAAAVPAGLRARLRATAVELAPAGEPTSPTYAWSTSLPASITGLLLGTEWLDNVPVDVAEVPVDVAEVPVDVAELDDRGVPRRVLVDPATGDETLGDPVAGADAAWLARWWPLTVPGSRAELGHPRDQAWAAAVAAIDRGAALAVDYGHEAANRPPFGSLAGYQAGRQVDPIPDGTRDLTAHVAIDAVRHAGEAAAAARPAASGSTLRQQPSMLVRQSQALTALGISGARPPHELATRDPGEYLRRLAAAGAAAELTDPTGLGGHYWLLQPVALPDRADVTGWLT; via the coding sequence ATGGCCGGGGCGCTCTACGGCCCGGAGGGTTTCTTTGTCCGCCCCGGCCCCGGACCAGCCGGGCACTTCCGCACCTCGGCACATGCCTCACCGCTCTTCGCAGCGGCCCTGGCACGGCTGTTGGAGCGGCTCGACGAGGCGCTCGGCCGGCCGGACCCGATCGAGGTGGTCGATGTCGGGGCCGGCCGCGGTGAGCTGTTGACCGCGCTGGCCGCCGCCGTCCCAGCCGGACTCAGGGCGCGGCTGCGGGCAACCGCGGTGGAGCTGGCGCCCGCCGGCGAGCCGACCTCACCGACCTACGCCTGGTCCACCTCGCTGCCGGCCTCGATCACCGGGCTACTGCTGGGCACCGAGTGGCTGGACAACGTACCCGTAGACGTGGCGGAAGTACCCGTGGACGTGGCGGAAGTACCCGTGGACGTGGCGGAACTGGATGATCGGGGCGTGCCGCGGCGGGTGCTGGTCGACCCAGCAACCGGCGACGAGACCCTCGGCGACCCGGTGGCCGGCGCAGACGCCGCCTGGCTGGCGCGGTGGTGGCCGCTGACCGTCCCCGGCAGCCGCGCCGAGCTCGGGCACCCCCGCGACCAAGCCTGGGCGGCGGCGGTGGCGGCGATCGACCGGGGGGCGGCATTGGCGGTCGACTACGGCCACGAGGCGGCGAACCGGCCGCCCTTCGGCAGCCTCGCCGGATACCAGGCCGGTCGCCAGGTCGACCCGATCCCGGACGGCACCCGTGACCTCACCGCCCACGTCGCCATCGACGCGGTACGCCACGCCGGCGAGGCCGCGGCAGCCGCCCGTCCGGCAGCCTCCGGCAGCACGCTCCGGCAGCAACCGTCGATGCTGGTCCGGCAGTCGCAGGCGCTCACCGCCCTGGGGATCAGCGGCGCCCGCCCCCCGCACGAGCTGGCGACCCGCGACCCGGGCGAGTACCTGCGCCGGCTCGCGGCGGCCGGCGCCGCCGCCGAACTCACCGACCCGACCGGGCTCGGCGGCCACTACTGGCTGCTGCAGCCGGTGGCCCTGCCGGACCGCGCCGACGTGACAGGATGGCTGACATGA
- the panD gene encoding aspartate 1-decarboxylase: MLRTMLKSKIHRATVTEADLHYIGSVTVDVDLLEAADLLPGEQVAIVDITNGARLETYVIPGERGTGVIGINGAAAHLVHPGDLVILISYAQLDDATARSYEPKVVHVDADNRIVALDGDPTTHPLADSWAH, from the coding sequence ATGCTCCGGACGATGCTGAAATCCAAGATTCACCGGGCCACGGTGACCGAGGCCGACCTGCACTACATCGGCTCGGTGACGGTCGACGTCGACCTGCTCGAGGCGGCCGACCTGCTACCCGGCGAACAGGTGGCGATCGTCGACATCACCAACGGCGCCCGGCTGGAGACGTACGTGATCCCGGGCGAGCGGGGCACCGGAGTGATCGGGATCAACGGCGCCGCGGCGCACCTGGTCCACCCGGGCGACCTGGTGATCCTGATCTCGTACGCGCAGCTCGACGACGCCACCGCCCGCAGCTACGAACCGAAGGTGGTCCACGTCGACGCCGACAACCGGATCGTGGCGCTCGACGGCGACCCCACCACCCACCCGCTCGCCGATTCCTGGGCCCACTGA
- the panC gene encoding pantoate--beta-alanine ligase, producing MTSPLRLDTRAQLAAARATAADPVAVVMTMGALHEGHDALLHAARDRAGAGTVIATVFVNPLQFGPGEDFQRYPRTLESDLARCRAAGVDLAFTPAPDEMYPHGEPLVRVDPGPWGTVLEGASRPGHFAGVLTVVYKLLQATRPAVACFGEKDYQQLSLIRAMARDLDLPVEVVSVPTVREPDGLALSSRNRYLSPAQRRAAAGVPATLRAGADAAARGASPEQVLTAATQTLSATPEVKLDYLALTDPDLRPLAEPVGTALAPLAPVPADGVARLLIAAWVGSTRLIDNIEILLPRGDE from the coding sequence ATGACCTCCCCACTCCGGCTCGACACCCGGGCGCAGCTGGCCGCCGCCCGGGCCACCGCGGCCGATCCGGTCGCCGTGGTGATGACCATGGGCGCCCTGCACGAGGGGCACGACGCGCTGCTGCACGCCGCCCGCGACCGGGCCGGGGCCGGCACCGTGATCGCCACCGTCTTCGTCAACCCATTGCAGTTCGGCCCCGGCGAAGACTTCCAGCGGTATCCCCGGACCCTCGAGTCGGACCTGGCCCGCTGCCGGGCGGCCGGCGTCGATCTCGCCTTCACCCCGGCCCCCGACGAGATGTACCCGCACGGTGAACCACTCGTTCGCGTCGACCCAGGGCCGTGGGGCACGGTGCTCGAGGGGGCGAGCCGGCCTGGTCACTTCGCCGGGGTGCTGACCGTCGTCTACAAACTCCTACAGGCGACCCGGCCGGCGGTGGCCTGCTTCGGCGAGAAGGACTACCAGCAGTTGTCGCTGATCCGGGCGATGGCGCGCGACCTCGACCTCCCGGTCGAGGTGGTAAGCGTGCCGACGGTGCGGGAACCCGACGGGCTGGCCTTGTCCAGCCGCAACCGCTACCTCTCCCCGGCACAGCGCCGCGCCGCCGCCGGGGTGCCGGCGACGCTGCGGGCCGGGGCCGACGCCGCCGCCCGCGGCGCTTCACCCGAACAGGTGCTCACGGCCGCCACCCAGACGCTCTCGGCCACCCCCGAGGTGAAACTGGATTACCTCGCACTCACCGACCCCGACCTGCGGCCGCTGGCCGAGCCGGTCGGTACGGCGCTGGCACCGCTCGCGCCGGTCCCCGCCGATGGCGTCGCCCGGCTGCTGATCGCGGCCTGGGTGGGGAGCACCCGACTGATCGACAATATTGAGATCCTGCTGCCGCGAGGTGACGAGTAA
- a CDS encoding Rossmann-like and DUF2520 domain-containing protein, whose translation MSASTRAPQSPPPPRPTARLTIGVIGAGRVGTALGAALHQAGHLIAAITPSSQPDRASGNLPGTPTRPAAEVALAATDLLLLAVPDDALAAVVGQLPNPPVGQVVAHTSGAHGLAVLHPVTVRGAHPVALHPAMTFTGAWQGEHRDLDRLPGIGYGVTAPEPLRPFATRLVADLGGVPEWVAEAARPLYHAGLAHGANHLVTLVNEAADQLRSAGVAQPQRLLGPLLRAALDNVLQVGDAALTGPVARGDAGTISRHLAALRESAPASLTAYRELARRTADRALAAGQLPVEAAEPLLTALAATPAPPAEAATGPREGRR comes from the coding sequence ATGAGCGCATCGACGCGCGCCCCGCAATCTCCGCCGCCCCCGCGGCCCACCGCCCGGCTGACCATCGGCGTCATCGGCGCCGGCCGGGTGGGAACCGCCCTCGGCGCGGCGCTCCACCAGGCCGGCCATCTCATCGCGGCGATCACCCCCAGCTCCCAGCCCGACCGGGCCAGCGGCAACCTGCCCGGTACCCCCACCCGACCGGCCGCCGAGGTGGCGCTCGCCGCCACCGACCTGCTGCTGCTCGCCGTACCCGACGACGCGCTCGCCGCCGTGGTGGGCCAGCTGCCGAACCCGCCCGTCGGGCAGGTGGTGGCCCACACCTCCGGCGCGCACGGGCTGGCGGTGCTACACCCGGTCACCGTCCGCGGCGCCCACCCGGTGGCGCTCCACCCGGCGATGACCTTCACCGGGGCCTGGCAGGGCGAACACCGAGACCTCGACCGGCTCCCCGGGATCGGGTACGGAGTCACCGCCCCGGAGCCGCTGCGGCCGTTCGCAACCCGGCTCGTCGCCGACCTCGGCGGGGTGCCCGAATGGGTCGCCGAGGCCGCCCGACCGCTCTACCACGCCGGCCTCGCCCACGGCGCCAACCACCTGGTCACACTGGTCAACGAGGCCGCCGACCAGCTGCGGTCGGCGGGCGTGGCGCAGCCGCAGCGCCTACTCGGACCGCTGCTGCGCGCCGCTCTCGACAATGTCCTGCAGGTCGGCGACGCCGCGCTGACCGGCCCGGTCGCCCGCGGCGACGCCGGCACCATCAGCCGTCACCTGGCCGCCCTGCGGGAGTCGGCACCGGCCTCCCTCACCGCCTACCGGGAGCTGGCCCGCCGCACCGCCGACCGGGCGCTCGCCGCCGGTCAGCTGCCGGTCGAGGCGGCGGAACCCCTGCTCACCGCGCTCGCGGCCACCCCCGCGCCGCCGGCCGAGGCCGCCACCGGGCCGCGGGAGGGGCGGCGATGA
- a CDS encoding septum formation family protein, which yields MRGRKTAAAVVGTGVMGLLLTGCSLPDGIDGDLTSSWSELAEPVGFVPDAAVCHDAEYDERGSLADYQPVDCADPHLTETVYVGEFTDSAGERTNPPSAGSSDWRSAYRSCDDGAADYLGADFRYARLWLGVTVPTEEAWAGGARWFRCEVASLEDRDRTRSGSLAGALSGDSELRLGCFEVGLGDDDQSIESMDPVPCDEPHHAEFVGVWEAPDVPYLDGREGDSAEQVHRGCREQVAEYVDVPVDGDLQFRTGTIADWMEEEDWDNGDRKFRCYLWLNGEELEDSLADGGDSALPVR from the coding sequence GTGCGCGGGCGGAAGACAGCGGCGGCGGTGGTGGGCACCGGCGTGATGGGGCTGCTCCTTACGGGCTGCTCGCTGCCGGACGGCATCGACGGTGATCTTACCAGTAGTTGGTCGGAGCTGGCCGAACCGGTCGGTTTCGTGCCCGATGCGGCGGTCTGCCACGACGCGGAGTACGACGAGCGCGGGTCGCTCGCGGATTATCAGCCGGTCGACTGCGCGGATCCGCACCTTACCGAGACGGTGTATGTCGGAGAGTTCACCGACTCCGCCGGGGAGCGGACCAACCCGCCCTCGGCCGGGTCGTCGGATTGGCGTTCGGCGTACCGGTCGTGTGATGACGGCGCGGCGGATTATCTCGGCGCCGACTTCCGGTACGCCCGGCTGTGGTTGGGCGTCACTGTGCCCACCGAGGAGGCGTGGGCCGGCGGCGCCCGGTGGTTCCGGTGCGAGGTGGCTTCCCTGGAAGACCGGGACCGAACCCGCTCCGGCAGCCTGGCGGGAGCCTTGAGCGGGGATTCGGAGCTGCGGCTGGGGTGCTTCGAGGTCGGCCTCGGCGACGATGACCAGTCGATCGAGTCGATGGATCCAGTGCCCTGTGATGAACCACACCATGCCGAGTTCGTCGGGGTCTGGGAAGCGCCGGACGTGCCGTACCTGGACGGTCGGGAGGGCGACTCGGCGGAGCAGGTGCACCGGGGGTGTCGCGAACAGGTGGCGGAGTACGTCGACGTGCCGGTCGATGGTGATCTGCAGTTCCGGACCGGCACGATCGCCGACTGGATGGAAGAAGAAGACTGGGACAACGGCGACCGGAAGTTCCGGTGCTACCTGTGGCTGAACGGTGAGGAGCTGGAGGATTCGCTGGCCGACGGTGGCGATTCGGCGCTACCGGTGCGCTAG
- a CDS encoding septum formation family protein — MDKLARRWLAAAGGAVLFLLAACGDDLPAGVDGDLTNDWGALGEPIAFAPGSEECHARPYQPVAPLTEYEPVECDEPHLVQTVHVGSFDDDAFDDDAFDEGEAGLAAPPDADSTAHRTAFSVCEEHAAEFLGADHRHGRLWLGVALPAEAAWEGGARWFRCDVMEVSSVYGEPVERTGSLAGSLGGDDADPELRLGCYQVEVDDGAVAAMDPVSCDEPHDAEFVGVYRADGGDYPDPSDDSAEDQVYEGCREQVAGYVDVPVDDDLVFRTGTVADWMSESDWQGGDRGFRCYLWLPEEELTESLAGAGEDALPVQTE, encoded by the coding sequence ATGGACAAACTCGCCCGAAGATGGCTCGCCGCCGCCGGCGGCGCGGTCCTGTTCCTGCTCGCCGCCTGCGGCGACGACCTACCCGCCGGCGTGGACGGCGACCTGACCAACGACTGGGGCGCGCTCGGCGAGCCGATCGCCTTCGCGCCCGGCAGCGAGGAGTGCCACGCCCGGCCGTACCAGCCGGTCGCCCCGCTCACCGAGTACGAGCCGGTGGAGTGCGACGAGCCGCACCTGGTGCAGACGGTTCACGTCGGCAGCTTCGACGACGACGCATTTGACGACGACGCCTTCGACGAGGGCGAGGCCGGACTGGCCGCGCCGCCGGATGCCGACAGCACCGCGCACCGGACCGCGTTCAGCGTGTGCGAGGAGCACGCCGCCGAGTTCCTCGGTGCGGACCACCGGCACGGCCGGCTCTGGCTGGGAGTGGCGTTGCCAGCGGAGGCCGCCTGGGAGGGCGGCGCCCGGTGGTTCCGCTGCGATGTGATGGAGGTCTCGTCCGTCTACGGGGAGCCGGTGGAGCGGACCGGTTCGCTCGCGGGCTCGCTCGGCGGCGACGACGCCGACCCCGAGCTACGGCTCGGCTGCTACCAGGTCGAGGTTGACGACGGCGCGGTAGCCGCGATGGATCCAGTCAGCTGCGACGAACCCCATGACGCCGAGTTCGTCGGGGTCTACCGGGCCGACGGCGGCGACTACCCCGACCCGAGCGACGACAGCGCCGAAGATCAGGTTTATGAGGGCTGCCGCGAGCAGGTGGCGGGCTACGTCGACGTCCCGGTCGACGATGACCTGGTGTTCCGCACCGGCACGGTGGCCGACTGGATGAGCGAGTCGGACTGGCAGGGCGGGGACCGTGGATTCCGTTGCTATCTGTGGCTGCCCGAGGAGGAGTTGACCGAGTCGCTGGCCGGGGCCGGTGAGGACGCGCTGCCGGTCCAGACGGAGTGA
- a CDS encoding L-aspartate oxidase has translation MPEPPLPDPPPLPALPHRLRAPAPGWVEPTDVAVVGSGIAGLTTALYLREAGLHVTVVTKVNVADGSTRWAQGGIAAVLDPRDSPRDHATDTLTAGAGLCDPAAVEALVTEGPARLRELIRFGADFDRHPDGALMLTREGGHRADRVVHAGGDATGAEVQRALEAVVRADPWIRLIEHALVVDLLTTSAGEVCGLTLHVLGEGSEDGVGAVHARAVVLATGGVGQIFAATTNPAVSTGDGVALALRAGAAVTDLEFIQFHPTALYVPGVAPGARPLVSEALRGEGAYLLDQDGKRFLLGQHELAELAPRDVVAKASWRSMQAAGADHVFLDARHLGGEFLARRFPTIVAACAAAGIDPGRELVPVAPAAHYASGGIQTDLHGRSSVPGLYACGEVACTGVHGANRLASNSLLEGLVFARRIATDILARSPGEQPPATPPAEQAPDRPPAGPSVPDPLPAPARMAAERSRLQAAMNAGAGVLRSADSLASAAAELRALASESDLGQVRGTDGWELTNLVTVASALIAAAYTRQESRGCHWRADRPDPDPAWRGHLAGVLAPGGTISQTWEERT, from the coding sequence ATGCCCGAGCCGCCGCTCCCGGACCCGCCACCCCTGCCGGCGCTGCCCCACCGGCTGCGCGCCCCCGCCCCCGGCTGGGTCGAGCCCACCGATGTCGCCGTCGTCGGCTCCGGCATCGCCGGTCTCACCACCGCCCTCTACCTCCGGGAGGCGGGGCTGCATGTGACCGTGGTGACCAAGGTCAACGTGGCCGACGGATCGACCCGCTGGGCGCAGGGCGGCATCGCCGCGGTGCTGGATCCGCGCGACAGCCCGCGCGACCACGCCACCGACACGCTCACCGCCGGCGCCGGCCTGTGCGACCCGGCCGCGGTCGAGGCGCTCGTCACCGAGGGCCCGGCCCGGCTGCGGGAGCTGATCCGGTTCGGCGCGGACTTCGACCGGCATCCGGACGGGGCGCTGATGCTGACCCGGGAAGGCGGGCACCGGGCCGACCGGGTGGTCCACGCCGGCGGCGACGCCACCGGCGCGGAGGTGCAGCGGGCGCTGGAGGCGGTGGTCCGGGCCGATCCGTGGATCCGGCTGATCGAACACGCGCTGGTGGTCGACCTGTTGACCACCAGCGCCGGTGAGGTGTGTGGCCTCACCTTGCACGTGCTGGGTGAGGGGAGCGAGGACGGGGTGGGGGCGGTCCACGCCCGGGCCGTGGTCCTGGCCACCGGCGGGGTCGGTCAGATCTTCGCCGCCACCACCAACCCGGCCGTCTCCACCGGCGACGGGGTGGCGTTGGCGCTACGGGCCGGCGCCGCCGTCACCGATCTGGAGTTCATCCAGTTTCACCCGACCGCGCTGTACGTGCCGGGGGTCGCGCCGGGGGCCCGGCCGCTGGTCTCCGAGGCGCTCCGCGGCGAGGGTGCCTACCTGCTCGACCAGGACGGCAAGCGGTTCCTGCTCGGCCAGCACGAGTTGGCCGAGTTGGCCCCGCGGGACGTGGTGGCGAAGGCGAGTTGGCGGTCGATGCAGGCGGCCGGCGCCGACCATGTCTTCCTCGACGCCCGTCACCTGGGCGGCGAGTTCCTGGCCCGCCGGTTTCCGACGATCGTCGCGGCCTGTGCCGCCGCCGGGATCGACCCGGGGCGGGAGCTGGTCCCGGTCGCGCCGGCGGCGCACTACGCCAGCGGCGGCATCCAGACCGATCTGCACGGTCGCAGCTCCGTCCCCGGGCTGTACGCGTGTGGGGAGGTGGCGTGCACCGGCGTCCACGGTGCGAACCGGCTCGCCTCGAACTCGCTGTTGGAAGGGTTGGTGTTCGCCCGCCGGATCGCGACCGACATCCTGGCCCGGTCGCCCGGCGAGCAGCCGCCGGCCACGCCGCCCGCTGAGCAGGCGCCGGACCGGCCGCCCGCTGGCCCGTCGGTCCCGGACCCACTGCCCGCCCCCGCCCGGATGGCGGCGGAACGGAGCCGGCTGCAGGCGGCGATGAACGCCGGCGCCGGCGTTCTACGCAGTGCCGACTCGCTGGCCAGCGCCGCGGCCGAGCTGCGGGCGCTGGCCAGCGAGTCGGACCTCGGGCAGGTCCGCGGCACCGACGGATGGGAGCTGACCAACCTGGTAACGGTCGCGAGCGCGTTGATCGCCGCGGCCTACACCCGGCAGGAGAGCCGCGGGTGCCACTGGCGGGCCGATCGGCCCGATCCGGACCCGGCCTGGCGTGGTCACCTCGCCGGGGTGCTCGCGCCGGGCGGGACGATCTCGCAGACATGGGAGGAGCGGACATGA
- the nadC gene encoding carboxylating nicotinate-nucleotide diphosphorylase, with amino-acid sequence MGITATTVDALVRGGLDPTVVSRVIETALAEDLGPDGVDVTSFATVPKEQVDTADLVARADGVVAGIAVAAAAFELVEAGARLSPQVVDGVRVGRGDRVAEVTGPTRGLLTAERTALNLLCRLSGVATHTRAWADAIAGSKAQVIDTRKTTPGLRALEKYAVRVGGGANKRMGLYDVALIKDNHILAAGGVAPAVGRVHATYPNVPLQVEVTTVAQAQEAVSAGARFLLCDNLTPEQLRELVAAVGDQAELEATGGLTLPQAREYADTGVDYLSVGALTHSSPVLDIAMDVRGQ; translated from the coding sequence ATGGGGATCACCGCCACCACGGTGGACGCGTTGGTGCGGGGCGGGTTGGATCCGACCGTGGTTAGCCGGGTGATCGAGACCGCGCTGGCGGAGGACCTCGGACCGGACGGAGTGGACGTCACGAGCTTCGCCACCGTGCCGAAGGAGCAGGTGGACACCGCGGACCTGGTCGCCCGCGCCGACGGGGTGGTCGCCGGGATCGCGGTCGCCGCCGCCGCCTTCGAGCTGGTCGAGGCTGGCGCGCGACTGTCCCCGCAGGTGGTCGACGGGGTCCGGGTAGGTCGCGGGGACCGGGTCGCCGAGGTGACCGGCCCCACCCGAGGGTTGCTCACCGCGGAGCGGACCGCGCTGAATCTGCTGTGCCGACTCTCCGGCGTGGCCACCCACACCCGGGCGTGGGCCGACGCGATCGCCGGCAGCAAGGCGCAGGTGATCGACACCCGCAAGACCACTCCGGGGCTGCGAGCGTTGGAGAAGTACGCGGTCCGGGTCGGTGGGGGCGCCAACAAACGGATGGGGCTCTACGACGTCGCGCTGATCAAAGACAACCACATCCTCGCCGCGGGTGGGGTGGCTCCGGCGGTGGGCCGGGTCCACGCCACCTACCCGAATGTGCCGTTGCAGGTCGAGGTCACGACCGTCGCCCAGGCGCAGGAGGCGGTGTCGGCCGGCGCCCGGTTCCTGCTCTGCGACAACCTGACTCCGGAGCAGCTGCGCGAGCTGGTGGCGGCGGTCGGCGACCAGGCCGAGCTGGAGGCCACCGGCGGGCTGACCCTGCCGCAGGCGCGGGAGTACGCCGACACCGGGGTGGATTACCTTTCGGTGGGGGCGTTGACCCATTCGTCGCCCGTACTCGACATCGCGATGGACGTGCGAGGCCAGTAA